A genomic segment from Halogeometricum sp. S3BR5-2 encodes:
- a CDS encoding formate/nitrite transporter family protein has protein sequence MSETEGNGSASSDEQTPKSAILESEIEHGLNELQRPSGGLFLSALSAGLDIGFGPLLMATVATLAVGVWTEVTSTIVLANLYAIGFIFVVLGRSELFTEHTTLAVIPVLNGDASAMELGRLWGIVYAGNVAGAGVFSVIAVTVAPSFGIVEPSAFVELGKQLVDHPVEAKFTAAILAGWLMGLLSWLVSAAQETISRTFFVWLVATTIGIAHLPHCIAGIVEVLPAMLFSPEIGFVTFAEFMLVSTVGNAIGGTVFVALLKYGHVVRGTADTSR, from the coding sequence ATGAGCGAGACGGAAGGAAATGGCAGCGCGTCGTCGGACGAGCAGACGCCCAAGAGCGCCATTCTCGAGTCGGAGATAGAGCACGGATTGAACGAGCTACAGCGACCCTCGGGCGGGTTGTTCCTCTCGGCGCTGTCGGCGGGGCTGGACATCGGCTTCGGCCCCCTCCTGATGGCGACGGTGGCGACGCTCGCGGTGGGCGTCTGGACGGAGGTGACGAGCACCATCGTCCTCGCGAACCTCTACGCCATCGGGTTCATCTTCGTCGTCCTCGGTCGGTCGGAGCTGTTCACCGAACACACCACGCTGGCGGTGATTCCGGTGCTCAACGGCGACGCCTCCGCCATGGAACTCGGCCGCCTGTGGGGCATCGTCTACGCCGGGAACGTCGCCGGCGCCGGCGTGTTCTCCGTCATCGCCGTCACCGTCGCCCCCTCGTTCGGCATCGTCGAACCGAGCGCGTTCGTCGAACTCGGCAAACAGCTCGTCGACCACCCCGTGGAGGCGAAGTTCACCGCCGCCATCCTCGCCGGGTGGCTGATGGGGCTGCTCTCGTGGCTGGTCTCCGCCGCCCAAGAGACCATCAGCCGGACGTTCTTCGTCTGGCTCGTCGCCACCACCATCGGTATCGCCCACCTGCCGCACTGTATCGCCGGCATCGTCGAGGTGCTCCCGGCGATGCTGTTCTCGCCCGAAATCGGGTTCGTCACGTTCGCGGAGTTCATGCTCGTCTCCACGGTGGGGAACGCCATCGGCGGAACCGTCTTCGTCGCCCTCCTGAAGTACGGTCACGTCGTCCGCGGCACGGCCGACACCTCTCGGTGA
- a CDS encoding adenosylhomocysteinase, which translates to MSDYAPVSEHLDDVDAAREEGRRKMDWALQHMPILTELREQFEAEKPLEGEVIGMAMHVEAKTANLVELLALGGAEVAITGCNPLSTHDDVSAALDANDDITSYAVRGVDDDNYYAAIESVIDHEPTLTVDDGMDMVFAIHEEHPELIDTIVGGCEETTTGVHRLRAMDEDGALNYPVFAVNDTPMKRLFDNVHGTGESSLANIAMTTNVSFASKNVVVAGYGYCGKGVAKKASGQNANVVVTEVEPRRALEAHMEGYDVMPMKEAAEIGDIFVTTTGNRDIITEEDFEAMKDGAILSNAGHFDIEIDLDTLSDLATEEYDARDGVRAYEMDDGRRINVLAEGRLVNLASPIALGHPIEVMDQSFGVQAVCVRELVENGDNYEAGVHDVPDGLDKEVAEIKLAAEGVEIDALSEQQREYMGSWSHGT; encoded by the coding sequence ATGAGTGACTATGCCCCCGTGAGCGAGCATCTCGACGACGTCGACGCCGCTCGCGAGGAGGGACGACGCAAGATGGATTGGGCGCTCCAGCACATGCCCATCCTGACGGAACTCCGCGAGCAGTTCGAGGCGGAGAAACCCTTAGAAGGTGAAGTTATCGGGATGGCGATGCACGTCGAGGCGAAGACGGCCAACCTCGTGGAACTGCTGGCCCTCGGCGGCGCGGAAGTCGCCATCACCGGCTGCAACCCGCTGTCGACGCACGACGACGTGAGCGCCGCCCTCGACGCCAACGACGATATCACCTCCTACGCCGTCCGCGGCGTCGACGACGACAACTACTACGCGGCCATCGAGTCGGTCATCGACCACGAACCCACCCTCACCGTCGACGACGGGATGGACATGGTGTTCGCCATCCACGAGGAGCACCCCGAACTCATCGACACCATCGTCGGCGGGTGCGAGGAGACGACGACGGGCGTCCACCGCCTCCGCGCGATGGACGAGGACGGCGCGCTGAACTACCCCGTCTTCGCCGTCAACGACACGCCGATGAAGCGCCTGTTCGACAACGTCCACGGCACCGGCGAGTCCTCCCTCGCTAACATCGCCATGACGACGAACGTCTCCTTCGCCTCGAAGAACGTCGTCGTCGCCGGCTACGGCTACTGCGGGAAGGGCGTCGCCAAGAAGGCGTCCGGGCAGAACGCCAACGTCGTCGTTACCGAAGTCGAACCCCGCCGCGCCCTCGAAGCGCACATGGAGGGCTACGACGTGATGCCGATGAAGGAGGCGGCCGAGATAGGCGACATCTTCGTGACGACGACCGGAAATCGGGACATCATCACCGAGGAGGACTTCGAGGCGATGAAGGACGGCGCCATCCTCTCGAACGCGGGCCACTTCGACATCGAAATCGACCTCGACACGCTCTCGGACCTTGCGACGGAGGAGTACGACGCCCGCGACGGCGTCCGCGCCTACGAGATGGACGACGGCCGCCGCATCAACGTGCTCGCGGAGGGGCGCCTCGTCAACCTCGCCTCGCCCATCGCCCTCGGCCACCCCATCGAGGTGATGGACCAGTCGTTCGGCGTGCAGGCCGTCTGCGTCCGCGAACTCGTCGAGAACGGCGACAACTACGAGGCGGGGGTCCACGACGTGCCGGACGGGTTGGACAAGGAAGTCGCCGAGATCAAACTCGCCGCCGAAGGCGTCGAGATAGACGCGCTCTCCGAACAACAGCGCGAATACATGGGGAGTTGGAGCCACGGGACCTGA
- the hjc gene encoding Holliday junction resolvase Hjc, translating into MSSNRKGDRRERELVNRLDEAGFAVMRAPASGSATDRELPDVLAGNGEVFYAIEAKASSGRPIYLQGEEVEALIYFSQNFGAKARIAVRFDREDWYFFHPGDLYTTDGGNYRVKKETALAEGEAFESFVGGPAQSRLTDVSEESADDD; encoded by the coding sequence ATGTCCTCGAATCGAAAGGGCGACCGCAGGGAGCGCGAACTCGTCAACCGCCTCGACGAGGCCGGGTTCGCGGTCATGCGCGCGCCGGCGTCGGGGAGCGCGACCGACCGCGAACTCCCGGACGTGCTCGCGGGCAACGGCGAGGTGTTCTACGCCATCGAGGCCAAGGCGAGTTCCGGTCGACCCATCTATCTCCAGGGCGAGGAGGTTGAGGCGCTCATCTACTTCTCGCAGAACTTCGGCGCGAAGGCCCGCATCGCCGTCCGGTTCGACCGCGAGGACTGGTACTTCTTCCACCCCGGCGACCTCTACACGACCGACGGCGGCAACTACCGAGTCAAAAAGGAGACGGCGCTGGCGGAGGGGGAAGCGTTCGAGTCGTTCGTCGGCGGCCCCGCCCAGAGCAGGCTGACGGACGTGAGCGAGGAGTCGGCCGACGACGACTGA
- a CDS encoding SWIM zinc finger family protein, whose translation MRGMTTFPAEGFAGRARRARVEAMAIRPLRDGRYVVETAGGTYVVDVETGTCTCPDSAIRHARCKHLRRVAIEINEGLIPAPGERTSVCAVCGRRTFVPMFDPAPALCERHDHAPGDLVRDRETKSLLVVVRATGERADESATGGGKLVADYESNANYGGHEPVFEAVYVDSLPLSGGVEDLAGRTRYRFPASRLRPVESGFADADAVRHATASDRPETRQASLV comes from the coding sequence CCACCTTCCCCGCCGAGGGGTTCGCCGGCCGCGCCCGCCGCGCCCGCGTCGAGGCGATGGCCATCCGACCGCTCAGAGACGGGCGGTACGTCGTCGAGACGGCCGGCGGAACGTACGTCGTCGACGTGGAGACCGGAACCTGCACCTGCCCGGACAGCGCCATCAGACACGCCCGCTGTAAGCACCTGCGCCGCGTCGCCATCGAGATAAACGAGGGGCTGATTCCGGCCCCCGGCGAGCGAACGAGCGTCTGCGCCGTCTGCGGTCGCCGGACGTTCGTCCCGATGTTCGATCCAGCGCCCGCCCTCTGCGAACGGCACGACCACGCCCCCGGCGACTTGGTGCGCGACAGGGAGACGAAGAGCCTCCTCGTCGTCGTCCGCGCGACGGGCGAACGGGCCGACGAGTCGGCCACCGGGGGCGGAAAACTCGTCGCCGACTACGAGAGCAACGCGAACTACGGCGGACACGAACCCGTCTTCGAGGCCGTCTACGTCGACTCGCTGCCCCTCTCGGGCGGCGTCGAGGACCTGGCGGGGCGGACGCGCTACCGCTTCCCCGCCTCGCGCCTCCGCCCGGTCGAGTCGGGGTTCGCCGACGCCGACGCGGTCCGGCATGCGACGGCGTCCGACCGGCCGGAGACGAGGCAAGCGTCGCTGGTCTGA